A section of the Rummeliibacillus pycnus genome encodes:
- a CDS encoding sigma-70 family RNA polymerase sigma factor, translated as MVNIVELERIMHQHTESLLRLSYYYVKDLQIAEDIVQETFIKFYASKNSYEERGELNAYLSRMVVNKSKDYLKSWSYRKISLQNKLFSIHGQMKMDNLIRKDEETIVGEAILKLPLKHREPLIYFYFEDMTIKEISRLLEIPESTVKTRLRRSKELLKTQLQNCDWEVLLNE; from the coding sequence TTGGTAAATATTGTAGAATTAGAACGAATAATGCATCAACATACAGAATCATTATTACGTTTATCTTATTATTACGTAAAAGATTTACAAATTGCTGAAGACATTGTTCAAGAAACATTTATAAAATTCTATGCTAGCAAAAATAGTTATGAAGAACGTGGTGAATTGAACGCTTATCTCTCAAGAATGGTTGTGAATAAAAGTAAAGATTATTTGAAAAGCTGGTCATATCGGAAAATCAGTTTGCAAAATAAGTTGTTTAGTATACACGGACAAATGAAAATGGACAATCTAATTAGAAAAGATGAAGAAACAATTGTAGGAGAAGCTATTTTAAAGCTTCCATTGAAGCATAGAGAACCGCTTATCTATTTTTATTTTGAAGATATGACTATTAAAGAAATTTCTAGATTATTAGAAATTCCAGAAAGTACGGTAAAAACTAGACTTAGGAGAAGCAAAGAACTGTTGAAAACACAATTGCAGAATTGCGATTGGGAGGTGCTTTTAAATGAGTAA
- a CDS encoding reverse transcriptase-like protein, giving the protein MKIIIEWVYRTPKGTETVFRSDEIPAEQGLKIAQDLEKTGRAKSITFIDQFDSTWTIKEMKKYLKEVEGEPHNITVYFDGGFDIGTGISGLGCVIYFEQNGKPYRVRKNAQTVGLNSNNEAEYAALHLSIVELELLNVKTMPIRFIGDSQVVISQMNGEWAVLEPELAKWADRIDDQLKKLGIQPEYEHVSRKMNTEADRLATQAIHGIEIIAQIELILEND; this is encoded by the coding sequence ATGAAGATTATTATTGAATGGGTATACAGGACGCCAAAAGGAACGGAGACAGTATTTCGTTCAGACGAAATACCAGCAGAACAAGGACTAAAGATTGCACAAGATTTAGAAAAAACGGGCCGTGCGAAGAGTATTACTTTTATCGATCAGTTTGATAGCACTTGGACCATCAAAGAAATGAAAAAATATTTAAAGGAAGTCGAAGGAGAACCTCATAATATTACCGTTTATTTTGATGGTGGATTTGATATCGGAACAGGTATCTCGGGATTAGGATGTGTTATTTACTTTGAACAGAATGGAAAACCTTATCGTGTTCGAAAAAACGCACAAACAGTTGGATTGAATTCGAATAATGAAGCAGAATATGCAGCACTTCATTTAAGTATTGTTGAATTAGAACTCTTAAATGTAAAAACAATGCCAATCAGGTTCATCGGAGATTCTCAAGTAGTAATTAGTCAGATGAACGGTGAATGGGCAGTGCTCGAACCTGAGTTGGCAAAGTGGGCTGATCGCATTGATGATCAGTTAAAGAAATTAGGCATTCAACCTGAATACGAACATGTATCAAGAAAAATGAATACCGAAGCAGATAGACTTGCTACACAAGCAATACATGGAATAGAAATTATCGCACAAATAGAATTGATTCTTGAAAACGATTAA
- a CDS encoding GNAT family N-acetyltransferase: MIETKRCRLFTVNQEHYQNIQQLYKNHDVRKYLGGIVNDETFKEVFSQMIHAPTKSFYWIINEKQLNTFIGLISLDLHHDGESTEISYQFLPNWWHKGYATEVVCEILLFGFHTLNLEYIVAETQFANIASRKLLEKVGMQLKETTERFGELQAIYFINK, from the coding sequence ATGATTGAAACCAAAAGATGTAGACTTTTTACCGTTAATCAAGAGCATTATCAAAACATTCAACAACTATATAAGAATCATGATGTTCGAAAATATCTTGGAGGGATTGTGAATGATGAGACTTTCAAAGAAGTATTTTCCCAAATGATTCATGCACCTACTAAGTCTTTTTATTGGATTATAAATGAGAAACAACTCAATACTTTTATCGGATTAATCTCATTAGATCTCCATCATGACGGGGAAAGTACTGAAATTTCCTATCAGTTCCTCCCAAACTGGTGGCATAAAGGTTATGCAACGGAGGTAGTTTGTGAAATATTATTATTTGGTTTTCATACATTAAACCTTGAATATATCGTTGCTGAAACACAATTTGCTAATATCGCTTCTCGAAAACTATTAGAAAAAGTAGGAATGCAGTTAAAGGAAACGACCGAGCGATTTGGAGAACTTCAAGCAATATATTTTATTAATAAATAA
- a CDS encoding DMT family transporter, whose protein sequence is MKIVVEDKRKMYSIGVLSLLLSAILTSVSQVYYGYRVQTVHPFLFTGISFFITTVFFQLITSKQKVEPRWKEARSSLFKLNIASILAFMGFYFALKYIEPAIVSSLEMGLGPLFVLLLTIQQKKRVINAQWGIALGIFGACILLIVAIFSGQSAVRTWDQYSIIGVGASILCGLGAVLCTVYSKQLSEVGWTTSMILSKRFYGIILLSFIFTYDVMFTYSVENISWILVMTVIGVLIPMYLLQKGIQYCEVFLVMMSLCFIPVFTFFFQLFNPRLQWSNITLLGVVLLLFFGVVSVFVEQKKLQFH, encoded by the coding sequence ATGAAAATTGTAGTTGAAGATAAACGCAAAATGTATTCGATTGGCGTATTAAGTTTATTACTGTCAGCAATTTTAACCTCAGTCAGTCAAGTCTATTATGGGTATCGTGTGCAGACAGTACACCCATTTCTATTTACAGGAATAAGTTTTTTCATAACGACAGTCTTTTTTCAACTCATCACAAGTAAGCAAAAAGTAGAGCCACGCTGGAAAGAGGCAAGATCATCGTTATTTAAGTTAAACATTGCTTCTATTTTAGCTTTCATGGGATTTTATTTTGCATTAAAATATATTGAACCAGCGATTGTGAGTTCGCTTGAGATGGGATTAGGACCATTATTTGTATTGCTACTAACAATTCAACAAAAGAAACGAGTAATAAATGCACAGTGGGGGATTGCACTCGGGATTTTTGGCGCCTGTATATTACTTATTGTTGCCATCTTTTCGGGACAGTCTGCAGTACGAACTTGGGATCAATATAGTATTATTGGCGTTGGGGCTAGTATATTATGTGGACTTGGTGCTGTGTTATGTACAGTCTATTCTAAGCAATTAAGTGAAGTAGGATGGACAACTTCGATGATTTTGTCAAAAAGATTTTACGGCATTATTTTGCTTTCGTTTATATTTACCTATGATGTAATGTTCACCTATTCAGTCGAAAATATTAGTTGGATTTTAGTAATGACGGTCATTGGTGTTTTAATACCGATGTATCTACTTCAAAAAGGTATTCAATATTGTGAAGTTTTTTTAGTAATGATGTCATTATGTTTCATTCCTGTTTTTACATTCTTTTTCCAACTTTTCAATCCAAGGTTACAATGGTCAAATATTACGCTCCTTGGCGTAGTATTACTTTTGTTTTTTGGAGTAGTAAGTGTTTTTGTAGAGCAAAAAAAATTGCAATTTCATTAA
- a CDS encoding YdhK family protein, with the protein MKKNVLMVILSFVAVFALVACGTTNTGKNEVNRNVNVAPDDTMNTAPNTTPAPSPTAPDHTLTNDNTDTDINHSNTGIVPNGVKKATNPTYPVGSQVTINANHVEGMNGAKATIVGAYDTIAYAVTYTPTTGGAVVKNHKWVIQEEIRSADNKTLQPGAKVTLEADHLPGMKGAMATIDSGKKTTVYMVNYTPTNGGAEVKNHKWLIESELSPVK; encoded by the coding sequence ATGAAAAAGAATGTATTAATGGTAATCCTATCTTTTGTGGCAGTTTTTGCTTTAGTTGCTTGTGGTACGACTAACACAGGAAAGAACGAAGTAAATAGGAATGTAAACGTAGCTCCTGATGATACTATGAATACAGCTCCAAATACAACTCCAGCCCCAAGCCCAACAGCACCAGATCATACGCTTACAAATGACAATACTGATACCGATATCAATCATTCGAATACAGGTATCGTACCGAATGGCGTAAAAAAGGCTACAAATCCTACGTATCCTGTTGGAAGTCAAGTAACAATCAATGCCAACCATGTGGAGGGCATGAATGGGGCGAAGGCTACTATTGTTGGTGCATATGACACGATTGCCTATGCAGTAACATACACACCGACAACTGGTGGTGCCGTAGTAAAAAATCACAAATGGGTAATCCAGGAAGAGATCAGAAGTGCGGATAATAAAACACTTCAACCAGGAGCTAAAGTAACACTGGAAGCAGACCATTTACCAGGGATGAAAGGTGCAATGGCCACAATTGATTCTGGTAAGAAAACAACCGTTTATATGGTGAATTACACCCCAACTAATGGTGGTGCTGAAGTTAAAAATCATAAATGGTTAATCGAAAGTGAACTATCACCGGTTAAGTAA